The Heterodontus francisci isolate sHetFra1 chromosome 13, sHetFra1.hap1, whole genome shotgun sequence genome includes a region encoding these proteins:
- the mrpl57 gene encoding large ribosomal subunit protein mL63, translated as MFLTAFLLRKGIPGKQWIGKYRRPRQITWQMKRNVIKRLEIERETEYWLSRPWMTMEQERGHATQRRAERWEAFKTAKAATFPESKYIEEHLKHLNVTKKWGM; from the coding sequence ATGTTTCTTACAGCATTTTTGCTTCGGAAAGGAATTCCAGGCAAACAGTGGATAGGAAAGTACAGACGCCCTAGACAAATTACTTGGCAAATGAAGCGTAATGTAATTAAGAGACTGGAGATCGAAAGGGAGACAGAGTATTGGCTGAGCCGCCCCTGGATGACCATGGAACAGGAAAGAGGTCATGCAACACAACGCAGAGCTGAGCGTTGGGAAGCCTTCAAGACTGCCAAAGCTGCAACCTTTCCTGAATCCAAGTACATTGAAGAGCATTTAAAACACCTAAATGTAACCAAAAAATGGGGCATGTGA